In the Chryseobacterium sp. MYb264 genome, one interval contains:
- a CDS encoding PA2169 family four-helix-bundle protein, protein MKNHQENAVLNDLLHITNDRIQGFAKVEEKIWENYPDVKPEYAKMNSLATVMKNELINLITENGDEANDSSSVAGALHRTWIDIKNSFTIGNTEESTLENVVFGEKAAIDAYQKSIDSGDLSEKSLPIVSEQLKNIKDSYHQFKGMIQYKNNDEEPFV, encoded by the coding sequence ATGAAAAATCATCAAGAAAATGCAGTGCTCAATGATTTGCTGCATATTACCAATGACCGAATTCAGGGATTTGCAAAAGTGGAAGAGAAAATTTGGGAAAATTATCCCGATGTAAAACCTGAATATGCAAAAATGAATTCCCTTGCCACTGTTATGAAAAATGAATTGATCAATCTGATTACCGAAAATGGCGACGAAGCCAATGACTCATCCTCCGTTGCAGGAGCTTTGCACAGAACCTGGATCGATATTAAAAATTCATTTACCATCGGAAACACAGAAGAATCGACGCTTGAAAATGTAGTTTTCGGAGAAAAAGCAGCCATTGATGCATATCAAAAATCTATTGATAGTGGCGATCTTAGCGAAAAAAGTTTACCGATTGTTTCTGAACAGTTGAAAAACATTAAAGACTCTTATCATCAGTTCAAAGGTATGATTCAGTATAAAAATAATGACGAAGAACCTTTCGTTTAA
- a CDS encoding DeoR/GlpR family DNA-binding transcription regulator, whose protein sequence is MLKEERFEIIISQLQENKKVKFEDLALLLKVSEDTVRRDIDILHRNGLLSKARGGAILREKDPLTFHDRQSFLTKEKDIIALKAQPFLIDGMTVFMDGGTTICAVVNYMPLDIKLRIITNNYSVIPILEKFKNVELIMLGGNYEADLAVTSGITTCNEVSKYIADLFIMGTCAIDAGFGVSAVSLTDGETKKAMVESSKKIVAVASQNKLGRAEAFKVCSINNIDSLITDLDANHPELDSFRNLNIQII, encoded by the coding sequence ATGCTAAAAGAGGAGCGTTTTGAAATCATTATCAGTCAGTTGCAAGAAAATAAAAAAGTAAAATTTGAAGATCTCGCTTTGCTTTTAAAGGTTTCTGAAGACACGGTTCGACGAGATATCGATATTCTGCATCGCAACGGATTGCTATCCAAAGCCAGAGGCGGCGCTATTCTTCGCGAAAAAGATCCGCTGACTTTTCATGACCGACAATCTTTTCTCACCAAGGAAAAAGACATCATCGCCTTAAAAGCCCAACCGTTTTTAATAGATGGAATGACGGTTTTTATGGATGGCGGAACCACGATTTGCGCCGTGGTAAATTATATGCCTTTAGATATTAAATTAAGGATTATCACCAATAATTATTCGGTTATTCCGATATTGGAAAAATTCAAAAATGTAGAATTAATAATGCTTGGCGGTAATTACGAAGCCGATTTGGCAGTTACCTCAGGGATTACAACCTGCAACGAAGTTTCAAAATATATTGCTGATCTTTTTATCATGGGAACCTGCGCGATTGATGCGGGTTTTGGTGTTTCAGCAGTTTCCTTGACGGATGGCGAAACAAAAAAAGCAATGGTAGAATCTTCAAAAAAGATCGTTGCTGTCGCAAGCCAGAATAAATTGGGAAGGGCAGAAGCTTTTAAAGTATGTTCTATCAATAATATAGATAGTTTGATCACAGATTTAGATGCTAATCATCCTGAATTAGATTCATTCAGAAATTTAAATATCCAGATTATTTAG
- a CDS encoding sensor histidine kinase codes for MNSKKKNFLDGFKKRIVIWIIAFLFSYIFIYLIDPFSYKELLHKPFSYIIEDIFWIFLFSIIIAEVSLFIDYYLDKKISWHTKSSKRLITQTLLQIIGSIVIVIIINFIFFEGCDNLGNIDYRKEITLMSQWIATNIIVSLLISAINTGTFLLENWKKTALEATQHKLKASEHKRAAMAAELQALKLQIDPHFIFNNLSVLSELILEDQQLGYEYSESFAKVYRYLLVNSKKDTITLEEELKFLNSYMYLTTKRIGDGVHFHISVNNELKQFLLPPLALQFLVENALKHNQTSKSNPLQIRIYTTSDQYLVVHNSLSPLINKTESAGMGIKNIINRFEFLGNKRPIILKTDKDFIAKIPLYEDK; via the coding sequence ATGAACAGTAAAAAGAAAAACTTTTTAGACGGATTCAAAAAAAGGATAGTCATTTGGATCATTGCCTTTTTATTTTCCTACATATTCATCTATCTTATTGATCCTTTTTCGTATAAAGAGCTTCTTCACAAACCTTTTTCATATATCATTGAAGATATTTTTTGGATCTTTTTATTCTCAATCATTATTGCGGAAGTCAGCCTTTTTATAGATTATTATTTAGATAAGAAAATTTCCTGGCATACAAAGAGCAGTAAGAGGCTGATTACACAGACATTACTTCAGATCATCGGAAGTATCGTGATTGTTATCATCATTAATTTTATATTTTTTGAAGGTTGCGATAACCTTGGAAATATAGATTACAGGAAGGAAATTACGTTAATGTCTCAATGGATCGCGACCAATATTATTGTTTCTTTATTGATAAGTGCCATAAATACAGGAACTTTCCTTTTGGAAAATTGGAAAAAAACAGCTTTGGAAGCAACTCAACATAAATTAAAAGCTTCCGAACATAAAAGAGCGGCGATGGCGGCCGAACTTCAGGCTTTGAAATTGCAGATTGATCCACATTTCATATTCAATAATTTAAGTGTTTTGTCTGAACTTATTCTCGAAGATCAACAACTTGGTTATGAATACTCTGAAAGCTTTGCAAAAGTTTATCGTTATTTATTGGTTAATTCTAAAAAAGATACCATCACTTTAGAAGAAGAGTTGAAATTTTTAAATTCCTATATGTATTTAACAACAAAAAGAATCGGGGATGGGGTACATTTTCATATTTCGGTAAATAATGAGCTGAAACAGTTTTTACTGCCTCCTTTGGCGCTTCAGTTTTTGGTTGAAAATGCATTAAAACATAATCAGACTTCAAAATCCAATCCTCTCCAGATCAGAATTTATACCACAAGCGATCAGTATCTGGTAGTTCATAATTCTTTATCACCATTAATTAATAAAACAGAATCTGCCGGGATGGGCATTAAAAATATCATCAATCGGTTTGAATTTTTAGGCAATAAAAGACCTATTATTTTAAAAACTGATAAAGATTTCATCGCTAAAATTCCTCTATATGAAGATAAATAA
- a CDS encoding lmo0937 family membrane protein produces the protein MRSLLWLVAVICIVVWLLGMLGVVPGMSTGYLVHVLLVIAIIVVLYNIITGRKPLD, from the coding sequence ATGAGAAGTTTATTATGGCTAGTCGCAGTCATTTGCATTGTCGTTTGGCTACTAGGAATGTTAGGAGTTGTGCCAGGTATGAGCACCGGTTATTTAGTTCACGTTTTATTGGTAATCGCCATTATTGTAGTTTTATATAATATTATTACAGGCCGAAAACCTCTCGATTAA
- a CDS encoding FAD-dependent oxidoreductase, giving the protein MKNILKDKKVAIIGAGPVGLTMARLLQQNGANVNVFERDQDAETRIWGGTLDLHKDSGQIAMKKAGLLEQYYKAALPMGINMADEKGNILSTIEVAPEHQFDNPEINRNDLRTILLKSLNQETVIWNRKSIDLQPVNNQWQLEFENHQHEIADFVIIANGGMSKARNYVTETLVEETGTIIIQGDVEQPEINCPEFFKLCDGKRLMTAHKGTLIVANPFNKESLTYGVIFKKPETEINFQNQKEIRTFLLNQFSDWDKIYKDLILSTHFFVGLPTRKLPLKNLWKQNRPLPITLIGDAAHLMPPFAGQGVNTGLMDALVLSENLTNGQFKNIEEAIQDYEKQMFVYVSEAQRASSENETEMHKSDFSFMKLMEY; this is encoded by the coding sequence ATGAAAAATATTCTGAAAGATAAAAAAGTAGCGATCATCGGAGCCGGACCTGTGGGATTGACAATGGCGAGATTACTGCAACAAAATGGCGCAAACGTAAATGTCTTTGAACGAGATCAAGATGCCGAAACCCGAATTTGGGGAGGAACATTAGATCTTCATAAAGATTCTGGACAAATTGCGATGAAAAAAGCAGGTCTTTTAGAGCAATATTATAAAGCAGCTTTGCCTATGGGCATTAACATGGCAGATGAAAAAGGGAATATCTTGTCAACTATTGAAGTCGCTCCAGAACATCAGTTTGATAATCCCGAAATCAACAGAAATGACCTGAGAACCATTTTATTAAAAAGTTTAAATCAAGAAACAGTTATCTGGAATAGAAAATCAATTGATCTTCAACCCGTTAATAATCAATGGCAACTGGAATTTGAAAATCATCAACATGAAATTGCCGATTTTGTAATTATTGCCAACGGCGGCATGTCGAAAGCCAGAAATTATGTTACCGAAACGCTGGTTGAGGAAACGGGAACCATTATTATACAGGGAGATGTGGAGCAGCCGGAAATTAATTGTCCTGAATTTTTTAAATTATGTGATGGCAAACGATTAATGACTGCTCATAAAGGAACATTAATTGTCGCGAATCCTTTTAATAAAGAATCTTTAACCTACGGTGTCATTTTCAAAAAACCTGAAACTGAAATTAATTTCCAAAATCAGAAAGAAATCAGAACCTTTTTATTGAATCAATTTTCAGATTGGGATAAAATATATAAAGATCTGATCCTTTCCACCCACTTTTTTGTTGGATTGCCCACCAGAAAACTTCCTCTCAAAAATTTATGGAAACAAAATCGTCCTTTACCTATTACGTTAATTGGTGACGCTGCCCATCTAATGCCGCCATTTGCCGGACAGGGAGTGAATACGGGATTAATGGATGCTTTAGTCCTTTCCGAAAATTTAACAAACGGACAGTTTAAAAACATTGAAGAAGCTATTCAAGATTATGAAAAACAAATGTTTGTCTATGTTTCTGAAGCTCAGCGGGCCTCCAGTGAAAACGAAACAGAAATGCATAAATCAGATTTTTCTTTTATGAAATTGATGGAATATTAG
- a CDS encoding Crp/Fnr family transcriptional regulator, producing MEEFIKQINSYYPLSEESISLLLHICSHEKFEKNTLLLEEGQMARYYYFIKSGLMGYYNLDENGNTVYKIFFEENSFVASTSAIIKNEPSKFSIIALEDCEVIKYPVHVYRELFHKHLDLALFQIHYLEKNWVVKKEPLEISLKYETAKTRYLALMQNRSLFQRLKQHHIASYLGITPTQLSRIRKELNP from the coding sequence TTGGAAGAATTTATTAAACAAATTAACAGCTATTATCCACTTTCTGAGGAAAGTATTTCGCTATTACTACACATTTGCTCACATGAAAAGTTTGAAAAAAACACTTTACTGCTTGAGGAAGGGCAAATGGCGAGATATTATTATTTTATAAAATCCGGCTTAATGGGTTATTATAATTTGGATGAAAACGGAAATACAGTGTATAAAATATTCTTTGAAGAAAACAGTTTTGTGGCTTCCACATCAGCGATTATCAAGAATGAACCAAGCAAATTCAGCATTATCGCTTTAGAAGACTGTGAAGTGATAAAATATCCTGTGCATGTTTACAGAGAGCTTTTTCACAAACATCTCGATTTGGCTTTATTTCAGATTCATTATCTCGAAAAAAATTGGGTGGTAAAAAAAGAACCTTTGGAAATTTCTTTAAAGTATGAAACGGCAAAAACGAGATATTTAGCCTTAATGCAAAACAGATCTTTATTTCAAAGGCTGAAACAGCATCATATCGCCTCTTATTTAGGAATAACTCCAACGCAGCTAAGCAGAATAAGAAAAGAATTAAATCCATAG
- a CDS encoding MFS transporter → MKDNQIINAKRATQFIFLVCGLGIASWAPMVPLAKDRLGLNEADLGLLLLLLGCGALVMMPVSGVLISKIGSRKVILGSVLAAAFILPCLLVISNIYLMGLALFTFGCSIGTVDVAMNAHGIQVQNIYGKPIMSSLHGLFSVGGLFGSLGLGFLIKLRLNPIYAAITISALLIFLLSIQFRYLFNYQTEKGIILQFSNIDEEKAVTSRFQWFNSTVLLLGLMCFIVFLSEGAMLDWSAIFLRDNKGVAAEFAGIGYAAFSVAMAVMRLTGDALISKLNSKIVVIGGSIIASSGILILIFSPWIILSLLGFILLGIGAANIVPVFFSEGGKISGLSPTVSIPVITTMGYAGQLAGPALLGFIAHHFSLTIAFESIALLFIVVALIYKFRKNSSSC, encoded by the coding sequence ATGAAAGACAATCAAATAATTAATGCGAAAAGAGCCACCCAGTTTATCTTTTTGGTATGCGGATTGGGAATTGCAAGCTGGGCTCCCATGGTTCCATTAGCAAAAGACAGATTAGGATTGAATGAGGCAGATTTAGGATTATTATTGCTGTTATTGGGATGCGGCGCATTAGTCATGATGCCGGTTTCCGGAGTTTTGATCAGTAAAATAGGTTCACGAAAAGTTATTTTAGGAAGTGTATTAGCCGCCGCTTTTATATTGCCGTGTTTATTGGTTATTTCAAACATTTATCTGATGGGATTGGCACTCTTTACTTTCGGATGCAGCATCGGAACCGTAGATGTAGCCATGAATGCACATGGAATTCAGGTTCAGAATATTTATGGGAAGCCTATTATGTCTTCGTTACATGGCTTATTTAGCGTAGGAGGCTTGTTCGGTTCTTTAGGGTTGGGATTTTTAATTAAATTAAGATTGAATCCCATCTATGCAGCGATCACAATTTCAGCTTTGCTGATATTTTTGTTGAGCATTCAGTTTAGATATTTATTTAATTATCAAACAGAAAAGGGAATTATTCTGCAATTTTCAAATATTGATGAAGAAAAAGCTGTTACAAGCCGTTTTCAGTGGTTTAATTCAACTGTTCTATTATTAGGATTAATGTGCTTCATCGTTTTCTTATCCGAAGGAGCTATGTTGGATTGGAGTGCTATCTTTTTAAGAGATAACAAAGGGGTGGCGGCGGAATTTGCGGGAATAGGATATGCCGCATTCTCAGTGGCAATGGCAGTAATGAGACTAACCGGAGATGCTTTAATCAGTAAATTAAACAGTAAAATTGTAGTCATTGGAGGAAGTATCATCGCTTCATCAGGAATTTTAATCCTAATTTTCAGTCCGTGGATTATTTTATCTTTACTCGGATTTATTCTCCTTGGCATTGGTGCGGCAAATATTGTCCCGGTTTTCTTCAGCGAAGGCGGAAAAATTTCAGGACTGTCACCAACGGTAAGTATCCCCGTTATTACGACCATGGGTTATGCCGGACAGTTGGCGGGGCCTGCTTTATTAGGATTTATTGCACATCATTTTTCTTTGACGATTGCCTTTGAAAGTATAGCTTTGCTGTTTATTGTGGTAGCTTTAATTTATAAATTCCGAAAAAACTCATCATCATGCTAA
- a CDS encoding OmpH family outer membrane protein, protein MKKLITVFSVAAGLFLTSNLANAQQKIGHVNSDDVFNNLPEAKTAEASLDTYTKTKQSEIEKLITSYQTKLKAAQDKEKTISEANKEAVIKELTAAQTELQELGKSIESTRTKAAQDISQKQNELFAPIQKKVAGMISTVAKEKGLAYVFDVATSQGNSQIAYLDGGEDITPDVKSKLGATAAAPAKGKK, encoded by the coding sequence ATGAAAAAGTTAATCACGGTATTTTCTGTAGCAGCGGGATTATTTCTTACATCAAACCTTGCGAATGCGCAACAAAAAATCGGTCATGTAAATTCTGATGATGTATTCAATAATCTTCCTGAGGCAAAAACTGCTGAAGCGAGCCTTGATACGTATACTAAAACAAAACAATCGGAGATCGAAAAGCTGATCACGAGCTATCAGACTAAATTGAAAGCGGCTCAGGATAAAGAAAAAACAATCAGCGAGGCTAATAAAGAAGCGGTAATTAAAGAACTTACAGCGGCACAGACAGAACTTCAGGAATTAGGGAAATCCATTGAAAGTACTCGTACAAAAGCGGCTCAGGATATTTCTCAAAAGCAAAACGAATTATTTGCTCCGATTCAGAAAAAAGTGGCAGGTATGATTTCAACGGTAGCTAAAGAAAAAGGATTGGCATATGTTTTTGATGTGGCAACTTCACAGGGAAACAGTCAGATTGCTTATTTAGACGGTGGTGAAGATATTACTCCAGATGTAAAATCTAAGTTGGGTGCTACGGCAGCAGCTCCTGCAAAAGGAAAAAAATAA
- a CDS encoding alpha/beta hydrolase translates to MKKFIPLLLVFIAGSQLYSQKIIRQEVFSPKMNKKIKVIIITPNAEVHKTYNSVYILHGYSGNPERTLKEDIPGLAEKSQKYGTIYVLPDGNFNSWYVDSPILKDSQYQTFIGKELVEFIDKNYPVKKEKSQRGILGWSMGGYGATNIGVTYHNTFGIVGSSCGALDFKVFGAAYNQYNVDKVLGPFDLLKNNYLTDSKIDLMKKAQQHYIFDCGTEDEQMIGQNRKFHQTLTENKIEHLYIESLGEHNTPYWSKSLSNQLVLFEKYFGK, encoded by the coding sequence ATGAAAAAGTTCATTCCTCTGTTATTGGTTTTCATTGCTGGAAGCCAGTTGTATTCACAGAAAATAATTCGTCAGGAAGTTTTCAGTCCTAAAATGAATAAAAAGATTAAAGTAATCATTATTACGCCGAATGCAGAAGTTCATAAAACGTATAATTCGGTGTACATTCTTCATGGTTACAGTGGAAATCCTGAAAGGACGTTGAAAGAAGACATTCCGGGACTGGCTGAAAAATCACAGAAATACGGGACGATCTATGTCCTGCCTGACGGGAATTTTAACAGTTGGTATGTCGATAGTCCGATTTTGAAAGATTCCCAATATCAGACTTTTATAGGAAAAGAACTGGTTGAATTCATTGATAAGAATTATCCTGTCAAAAAAGAAAAATCCCAAAGAGGAATTTTAGGATGGAGTATGGGCGGTTATGGAGCCACCAATATCGGCGTAACGTATCACAATACATTCGGAATCGTTGGAAGCTCTTGTGGCGCGCTGGATTTCAAAGTTTTTGGTGCCGCTTACAATCAATATAATGTAGATAAAGTGCTGGGACCATTTGATTTGTTAAAAAATAATTACCTGACCGACAGTAAAATTGATTTGATGAAAAAAGCTCAGCAACATTATATTTTCGATTGCGGAACAGAAGATGAGCAGATGATCGGACAAAACAGAAAATTTCATCAGACTTTAACCGAAAATAAAATCGAACATTTATACATCGAGTCTTTAGGGGAACACAATACTCCATATTGGAGTAAATCTTTAAGCAATCAACTGGTTTTATTTGAAAAATATTTTGGAAAATAA
- a CDS encoding AraC family transcriptional regulator, whose product MHTEFEPPLELQDTIKCFWYNDTDFGDQETNFEVIPDGFAEIIFHFGEGLQILQQGNLQSLPSPFLVGLLNHPAHFYTKNRLQILAIRCFPWTVFDLLNLDSTKKGVDTFDHPMAQLQAKLQHFINENQIQEAIDLIKEYFLNLEISTDSTLYKAGIAMRKANGSIPVSEIADAAHATVRTLERKFKQSSGHTVKDVTGLIRFEQARNTLWSQPDFVLAELALELGYTDQAHLSREFKRYSGVTPGTFARKAKKERIPNREFVAFIQS is encoded by the coding sequence ATGCACACAGAATTTGAACCTCCTTTGGAATTACAGGATACCATCAAATGTTTTTGGTATAATGATACTGATTTTGGAGATCAGGAAACGAATTTTGAAGTGATTCCTGATGGTTTTGCAGAGATTATTTTTCATTTTGGTGAAGGGCTTCAAATTCTTCAGCAAGGAAATTTACAATCTTTACCGTCACCTTTCTTGGTTGGTTTGCTTAATCATCCTGCTCATTTTTATACAAAAAACCGATTACAGATTCTTGCGATACGATGTTTTCCCTGGACAGTTTTTGATTTGCTTAATTTAGATTCCACCAAAAAAGGAGTGGATACTTTTGACCATCCGATGGCACAACTCCAAGCTAAGCTACAGCATTTCATTAATGAAAATCAGATTCAAGAAGCGATTGATCTCATTAAAGAATATTTTTTGAATCTTGAAATATCAACCGACAGCACTCTTTATAAAGCCGGAATTGCCATGCGAAAAGCCAACGGAAGTATTCCAGTCAGCGAAATTGCGGATGCAGCCCATGCAACGGTGCGTACTTTGGAAAGAAAATTCAAACAGTCTTCCGGGCATACCGTGAAAGATGTTACGGGATTAATTCGTTTTGAGCAGGCCCGAAATACCTTATGGAGCCAGCCCGATTTTGTTCTCGCGGAATTGGCTTTGGAATTGGGATATACCGATCAGGCACATTTAAGTAGGGAATTCAAGCGCTACAGTGGCGTTACTCCGGGAACATTTGCCCGAAAAGCAAAGAAGGAACGAATTCCCAACCGTGAATTTGTCGCATTTATACAATCGTAA
- a CDS encoding VOC family protein: MNIKIEHIAIWCKDLEVMKAFYMKYFRMTSNEKYINPVRNFESYFLSFNENESTKLELMKRPDIIENLSVRGHLMGFCHLAISVGNRNSVDILTDTLRSDGYTIMGEPRVTGDGFYESIVEDPEGNWVEITE, translated from the coding sequence ATGAATATAAAAATTGAACATATTGCTATTTGGTGTAAAGATCTGGAGGTAATGAAAGCGTTTTACATGAAGTATTTCAGGATGACAAGCAATGAAAAATACATCAATCCTGTAAGAAACTTTGAATCTTATTTTTTAAGTTTTAATGAAAATGAATCAACAAAACTGGAATTGATGAAACGTCCGGATATTATTGAGAATCTTTCTGTGAGAGGTCATTTAATGGGATTTTGTCATCTCGCAATATCCGTTGGAAATAGAAATTCAGTAGATATTTTAACCGATACTTTAAGAAGTGACGGCTATACAATTATGGGCGAACCTCGTGTGACCGGTGATGGATTTTACGAAAGTATTGTCGAAGATCCTGAAGGAAATTGGGTGGAGATTACGGAGTAA
- a CDS encoding Cof-type HAD-IIB family hydrolase, producing MNSIQNPNIKAVFFDVDGTLISFKTNKIPESTVNAIKELRKKGIKVIVATGRSINSLDHIKHIDFDGFITFNGGYCMTTDGNIMFKQAIDSEDIKKLISYSEKSPLSFSLMYENKVEINDVNPEVAGMYAHLNLPVPPLHDKNNVDIDNVLQANIFLGPEDEEVFMQNVMPNSVASRWTPLFADVNPGGISKRNGIENFCQHFGIDVSETMAFGDGGNDISMLKFVKIGVAMGNANENVKEIADFTTEEVDNHGIELALKHFGVL from the coding sequence ATGAATTCTATTCAAAATCCAAATATTAAAGCCGTATTTTTTGATGTAGACGGTACTTTGATCAGTTTCAAAACCAATAAAATTCCCGAATCCACAGTTAACGCAATAAAAGAACTTCGTAAAAAAGGCATTAAAGTAATCGTGGCAACCGGGCGTTCTATTAATTCTTTGGATCATATCAAGCATATTGATTTCGATGGTTTTATTACCTTCAACGGGGGATATTGTATGACAACTGACGGAAATATTATGTTTAAACAAGCCATTGATTCCGAAGATATAAAGAAACTGATTAGCTATTCTGAAAAATCTCCTCTAAGTTTTTCATTAATGTATGAAAATAAGGTGGAAATTAATGATGTAAATCCTGAAGTTGCGGGAATGTATGCCCATCTGAATCTTCCCGTTCCTCCTTTGCACGATAAAAATAATGTAGATATCGACAATGTTCTTCAGGCAAATATCTTTTTAGGTCCTGAAGATGAAGAAGTTTTTATGCAAAATGTAATGCCGAATTCGGTGGCGTCGAGATGGACTCCCCTTTTTGCCGATGTAAATCCCGGTGGAATCAGTAAAAGAAACGGAATTGAAAATTTCTGTCAGCATTTTGGAATTGATGTTTCTGAAACCATGGCTTTTGGAGACGGCGGAAACGATATTTCGATGCTAAAATTTGTAAAAATTGGTGTTGCTATGGGAAATGCTAATGAAAACGTGAAAGAAATTGCAGATTTTACCACCGAAGAAGTTGACAATCATGGAATTGAATTAGCTTTGAAGCATTTTGGAGTGCTGTAG